A window of Fictibacillus halophilus contains these coding sequences:
- the msrA gene encoding peptide-methionine (S)-S-oxide reductase MsrA codes for MSNYAKATFAGGCFWCMVTPFEEWPGIISVESGYTGGHTENPTYKEVCSETTGHFEAVQITFDPSIISYEKIVSVFWKQIDPTDAGGQFYDRGDSYRTAIFYHDDEQKTIAEESKKELEESGRFDKPIATLILPADTFHPAEEYHQDYHKKNPFHYKRYRQGSGRDVFIKSHWVDNEQKEEVLKTLNPMQYNVTQNDATEPPFQNEFWNHTEEGIYVDIVSGEPLFSSLDKFDSSCGWPSFTKPVRSSTVEEKEDLSHGMIRTEVRSKDADSHLGHVFTDGPRDKGGLRYCINSAALRFIPKNELKEKGYGEYLTLFDEK; via the coding sequence ATGAGTAACTATGCAAAAGCTACTTTTGCTGGAGGATGCTTTTGGTGTATGGTCACACCATTTGAAGAGTGGCCAGGTATCATTTCTGTAGAATCAGGCTATACAGGCGGTCACACAGAAAATCCAACTTATAAGGAAGTCTGCAGTGAAACAACCGGCCATTTTGAAGCAGTCCAGATTACATTTGATCCATCCATCATTTCATATGAAAAAATCGTCTCCGTTTTTTGGAAACAAATTGATCCAACTGATGCAGGCGGACAATTTTACGATCGAGGAGATTCCTATCGTACTGCCATTTTTTATCATGATGATGAACAAAAAACGATTGCTGAGGAATCAAAAAAGGAATTGGAAGAGAGCGGTCGATTCGACAAACCGATCGCAACATTAATTTTACCTGCGGATACATTCCATCCGGCTGAAGAATATCATCAGGATTATCATAAAAAGAATCCTTTTCATTACAAGCGGTATCGTCAAGGCTCAGGACGAGATGTCTTTATCAAATCACACTGGGTAGACAATGAGCAGAAAGAAGAAGTTCTCAAAACATTGAATCCTATGCAATATAACGTTACACAAAACGATGCGACAGAACCGCCTTTTCAAAATGAATTTTGGAACCATACTGAAGAAGGTATCTATGTGGATATCGTTTCTGGGGAACCTCTTTTCAGTTCTTTAGACAAATTTGATAGCAGCTGTGGATGGCCGAGTTTTACAAAACCAGTTCGTTCATCAACTGTCGAAGAAAAGGAAGACTTATCTCACGGCATGATCAGAACGGAAGTAAGAAGCAAGGATGCGGATTCTCATTTAGGACATGTATTCACAGATGGTCCAAGAGATAAAGGTGGACTAAGATATTGCATCAATTCTGCAGCACTTCGTTTTATTCCTAAGAACGAACTAAAAGAAAAAGGATACGGAGAATATCTCACTTTGTTCGATGAAAAGTAA
- a CDS encoding DMT family transporter: MNNHSLKIPVLFPLIIGIIAISFSSIFVKWSDAPVSVQGMYRLLFTLIMMLPFVWKQVGFLKQINKKEIFLLFLSGSFLALHFLFWMGSLKLTTVASSTILLSLQPVFVMIGAYIAFREKTTRAAIIGMVVAIVGAILIGWGDIGISVKHIQGDLLSILGTIVVAAHMLIGQKLLKTFPATLYSFSVFLVAVMVFGIYNLTFDIPMTGYPEKEWGIFLLLAIIPTVFGHVLFNWLLKYVTAATISMAILGEPVGATLLAYLLLDESLTLSQLSGGVIVLAGLYYFLQNTRKQNRRTPPAPIKTPVTSGPIVKKG; this comes from the coding sequence TTGAATAACCATTCTTTAAAAATACCTGTTCTTTTTCCTTTAATCATTGGAATTATCGCAATATCGTTTTCTTCCATCTTTGTTAAGTGGTCAGATGCTCCAGTTTCTGTTCAAGGGATGTACCGATTATTATTTACATTGATCATGATGCTTCCATTTGTTTGGAAACAAGTTGGGTTTCTCAAACAAATAAATAAAAAAGAAATCTTTTTATTATTCTTATCAGGGTCCTTTCTAGCTCTTCACTTCTTATTTTGGATGGGGTCTTTGAAACTAACTACCGTTGCAAGTTCAACCATACTTCTCTCTCTACAGCCTGTTTTTGTAATGATAGGAGCATACATAGCTTTTCGCGAAAAGACGACTAGAGCTGCAATCATCGGGATGGTGGTCGCAATCGTTGGTGCTATTTTGATTGGTTGGGGAGATATTGGCATCTCAGTAAAACATATACAAGGAGATCTTTTATCTATTTTAGGCACGATTGTAGTTGCGGCCCATATGCTGATCGGTCAAAAGCTTCTTAAGACATTTCCTGCTACGCTTTATAGTTTTTCGGTATTTCTTGTAGCAGTCATGGTATTTGGTATCTACAATCTAACTTTTGATATACCGATGACTGGTTATCCTGAGAAGGAGTGGGGAATCTTTTTACTGCTTGCCATCATACCAACTGTTTTTGGACATGTATTATTCAATTGGCTATTAAAATATGTAACAGCTGCTACGATATCAATGGCAATCCTAGGTGAACCTGTTGGGGCAACATTGTTAGCTTATCTACTTCTAGATGAATCACTCACGCTTTCACAATTGAGTGGTGGTGTTATCGTGTTAGCCGGACTTTATTACTTCTTGCAAAATACGCGAAAACAAAATAGACGCACACCTCCTGCACCGATTAAGACACCAGTAACATCAGGTCCCATTGTAAAAAAAGGGTAA
- the rarD gene encoding EamA family transporter RarD, producing the protein MKLNEHTKGIWYAAFSYLIWGFLPLYWKPLQSAGSVEILAHRILWSFLLMVAVMFLLKKKNTLVRDIKVLFNQKKQFLSVLIASLLISGNWVMYIWAVNTDHVVEASLGYYINPLVSVILGMLVLKEKLNSWQLVSFLLAACGVFLLTWQHGEFPWVAVSLALSFGLYGLVKKLGSFDSLTGLTFETMFVFPLAFIYLIYLQWNGEATFISGGTSTTLLLWGAGLVTAVPLLCFAQGVKRISMTMIGFLQYIAPTIMLVLGVFLYHETFSQIHVISFTLIWVALLIFTVSKTKWANYLINRKKQNSLSAKI; encoded by the coding sequence ATGAAATTGAATGAACATACGAAGGGTATATGGTACGCCGCTTTTTCTTATTTAATTTGGGGATTTCTTCCGCTGTATTGGAAACCGCTTCAATCAGCTGGTTCCGTCGAGATTTTAGCACATCGAATTCTATGGTCATTTCTACTAATGGTCGCTGTTATGTTCTTATTAAAAAAGAAAAATACACTAGTAAGAGATATAAAAGTCCTTTTTAATCAAAAGAAACAGTTCTTATCTGTATTGATTGCCTCGCTATTAATAAGCGGGAACTGGGTCATGTATATTTGGGCGGTCAATACAGATCATGTTGTTGAAGCGAGTTTAGGCTATTATATTAATCCTCTTGTTAGTGTAATTCTAGGCATGCTTGTATTAAAAGAAAAATTAAACAGCTGGCAGCTAGTGTCCTTTCTGTTAGCTGCCTGTGGTGTTTTTCTATTAACGTGGCAACATGGAGAGTTTCCTTGGGTAGCTGTTTCTCTAGCGCTTTCGTTCGGCCTGTATGGACTTGTAAAAAAACTAGGGAGTTTTGATTCTTTAACTGGTTTAACCTTCGAGACGATGTTTGTCTTTCCGTTAGCGTTCATTTATTTAATCTACCTTCAATGGAACGGGGAGGCGACATTTATCTCTGGAGGCACTTCTACGACACTACTTCTATGGGGCGCCGGACTCGTCACTGCAGTACCATTACTATGCTTTGCCCAAGGTGTAAAGCGGATCTCAATGACGATGATCGGTTTTCTACAATACATTGCTCCTACTATCATGCTCGTCTTAGGTGTATTTTTGTATCATGAAACATTTAGTCAGATTCATGTCATTTCATTTACTTTGATATGGGTTGCACTCCTTATTTTTACGGTCAGCAAAACAAAATGGGCAAATTATCTCATAAATCGTAAAAAACAAAATTCACTTTCTGCGAAAATATAG
- the argS gene encoding arginine--tRNA ligase, translated as MNGKKIFATYLKDQIGSELTLKQIEAFIEKPKQIQHGDLAFPCFQLAKIFKKSPNEIAKTLAAGNISDDFEKIEAIGSYVNIFLNKKAATESLLTQILKEKNTYANHRFGNGKTIVLDLSSPNIAKPFSMGHLRSTVIGSSMAAISEKCGYTTVKINYIGDWGTQFGKLISAYLKWGDENKVRNNPIKELTKLYVLFHEEAEKDPSLNEEGRMWFKKLEDHDPKAKELWIWFKEVSLEAFHKIYKLLDVDFDSYNGEAFFNDKMNATVNVLQEKKLLKLSEGAQVVRVGDDLPPCLIKKTDGATLYATRDITAAIYRKNTYDFDEAFYVVGHEQSLHFEQVKRVLKKLGHDWADHIHHVSFGLILQNGKKMSTRKGKTVLLETVILEAVKLAEQNIKSKNPELQDLQDVARQVGVGAVIFHDLKNEKGNDVEFSLDAMLKFEGDTGPYVQYTAARIQTLLNKGDFNGSVPKELSIGLESWEIISVLNEFPEVVEQAFHRKEPSVISKYVLKLSHKFNHYYAHVKILNSKETPERLALCASVQIVLKEGLRLLGIRTPNRM; from the coding sequence ATGAACGGTAAAAAAATATTCGCAACTTATTTAAAAGATCAAATCGGCAGTGAATTAACATTAAAACAAATTGAAGCCTTTATTGAAAAGCCAAAACAGATTCAACATGGTGATTTAGCATTTCCCTGTTTTCAATTAGCTAAAATCTTCAAGAAGTCTCCAAATGAAATCGCAAAAACGTTAGCTGCTGGGAATATCTCAGATGATTTTGAGAAAATAGAAGCTATAGGAAGCTATGTAAATATTTTTTTAAATAAAAAAGCAGCTACTGAATCGCTTTTGACTCAAATTTTAAAAGAGAAAAACACTTACGCAAACCATCGTTTTGGTAATGGCAAAACGATCGTTCTAGACCTTTCCTCACCTAATATTGCAAAGCCGTTCTCAATGGGACATTTACGCTCTACCGTAATCGGTTCCTCAATGGCAGCGATTAGTGAAAAATGCGGGTACACGACAGTTAAAATCAATTATATAGGAGACTGGGGAACTCAGTTTGGTAAATTGATCTCAGCTTATTTAAAGTGGGGGGATGAAAACAAAGTTCGAAATAATCCAATTAAAGAGCTGACTAAACTTTACGTGCTCTTTCATGAAGAAGCTGAAAAAGATCCTTCGTTAAATGAGGAAGGAAGAATGTGGTTTAAGAAATTAGAAGATCATGATCCAAAAGCAAAAGAATTATGGATCTGGTTTAAAGAAGTATCTTTAGAGGCTTTTCATAAGATTTATAAACTGTTGGATGTCGACTTCGATTCCTATAACGGTGAAGCGTTCTTTAACGATAAGATGAACGCAACTGTAAATGTGCTGCAAGAAAAGAAGTTGTTAAAACTCTCTGAAGGAGCTCAGGTCGTAAGAGTAGGTGATGATCTACCACCGTGTTTGATCAAAAAGACAGACGGTGCCACTTTATATGCCACACGTGACATTACGGCTGCTATCTATAGAAAGAACACATACGACTTTGACGAAGCTTTCTATGTTGTCGGTCACGAACAATCTCTACATTTTGAACAAGTGAAACGAGTCCTGAAAAAGCTCGGACACGATTGGGCGGATCACATTCACCATGTTTCATTCGGGCTCATTTTACAGAATGGCAAGAAGATGAGTACTCGAAAAGGAAAAACCGTTCTTTTAGAAACAGTTATCTTAGAAGCAGTAAAGTTAGCAGAACAAAATATTAAAAGTAAAAATCCCGAACTCCAAGATTTACAGGATGTCGCACGTCAAGTAGGGGTGGGTGCCGTTATCTTTCATGATTTAAAAAATGAGAAAGGAAACGATGTAGAATTCTCACTTGACGCGATGCTCAAATTCGAGGGCGACACAGGTCCATACGTGCAGTATACAGCAGCAAGAATTCAAACATTATTAAATAAAGGGGATTTTAACGGAAGTGTTCCGAAAGAGTTGTCCATTGGATTAGAAAGCTGGGAGATCATATCTGTATTAAACGAATTCCCTGAAGTTGTTGAACAGGCATTTCACAGAAAAGAACCTTCTGTTATTTCTAAATATGTTTTGAAGCTATCTCATAAATTCAATCATTATTATGCACATGTGAAAATCTTAAACAGTAAAGAAACGCCTGAAAGACTCGCGCTATGTGCTTCTGTTCAAATCGTGCTGAAAGAAGGATTAAGATTATTAGGCATTCGAACACCGAATAGAATGTAA
- a CDS encoding MATE family efflux transporter, whose product MIQTYSLRDKYKNFLLLVIPVLVTQLGLYAMNFLDTVMSGRSGADQLAGVAIGSSLWVPIFTGLNGILMALTPIVSQLLGAKNTKNVPRSVMQAVYLSVVISVIVVVLGSVVLDPILGAMSLEKEVENVARGYLIALSFGIMPLFLYGALRSFIDALGQTRITMFITLIGLPVNAIFNYLFIFGKGGFPELGGVGAGVATAITYWVTAIITVLIVVKLNPFRTYKLFRTFYKPSLSAWKEQLKIGVPIGLAIFFEVSIFAAVTLLMSDFNTITIAAHQAALNFASFLYMLPLSISFALTIAVGFEVGAKRFKDAAQYSYIGIITAVGFALILSGLLVIFDDQVARMYSNEPEVIQLTISFLWYAVFFQLADAIGAPIQGALRGYKDVNVTFMLSFISYWVLGLPVGYYLANFTTLGAYGYWIGLISGLTAGAIILFARLKYIQSHSYSSYEQK is encoded by the coding sequence ATGATACAGACATATTCGTTAAGAGATAAATACAAAAACTTTTTATTGCTGGTGATTCCAGTCTTGGTCACTCAGTTAGGCTTGTATGCCATGAACTTTTTAGATACGGTAATGAGTGGCCGGTCTGGTGCTGATCAATTAGCAGGTGTAGCCATCGGATCGAGTTTGTGGGTGCCAATCTTCACTGGGCTAAATGGTATCCTTATGGCATTGACACCTATCGTCTCACAGCTTTTAGGTGCTAAGAACACTAAAAATGTTCCCCGATCTGTTATGCAAGCAGTCTACTTGTCTGTTGTAATATCCGTCATCGTTGTTGTTTTAGGATCAGTTGTGTTAGATCCTATTTTAGGAGCGATGTCTCTTGAAAAAGAAGTTGAAAATGTTGCAAGAGGATATTTAATCGCATTATCTTTCGGAATCATGCCGCTTTTTTTATACGGAGCACTTCGATCCTTCATCGACGCGCTAGGTCAAACTAGAATTACGATGTTTATCACCCTCATCGGATTACCGGTAAATGCTATCTTTAACTACCTTTTTATATTCGGCAAAGGTGGTTTTCCAGAATTAGGCGGTGTGGGTGCAGGTGTGGCAACAGCTATAACCTATTGGGTAACCGCGATTATAACCGTTCTGATTGTCGTTAAATTGAACCCGTTTAGGACATATAAACTATTTCGAACGTTCTATAAACCTTCTCTATCAGCTTGGAAAGAACAGTTGAAAATCGGCGTTCCGATTGGTCTTGCCATCTTTTTTGAAGTAAGTATATTTGCGGCTGTTACCTTGTTAATGAGTGATTTTAACACGATAACCATAGCGGCTCACCAAGCCGCACTTAACTTTGCTTCATTCCTATATATGCTGCCACTAAGCATCTCTTTTGCGCTTACGATTGCAGTTGGTTTTGAAGTTGGTGCAAAACGCTTTAAAGACGCAGCCCAATATAGTTACATCGGAATAATAACGGCAGTTGGATTTGCTCTAATCCTATCAGGTCTTTTAGTCATTTTCGATGACCAAGTAGCGAGAATGTATTCAAACGAACCAGAAGTCATTCAACTTACGATCTCGTTCTTATGGTATGCAGTGTTCTTTCAATTGGCTGACGCTATAGGTGCTCCAATACAAGGTGCACTAAGAGGCTATAAAGATGTAAATGTAACCTTTATGCTTTCATTTATCTCTTACTGGGTGCTTGGTCTACCCGTTGGATATTATCTAGCGAACTTCACAACTCTTGGTGCATATGGTTATTGGATTGGTTTAATATCAGGTCTAACAGCTGGCGCTATTATTCTATTTGCTCGATTAAAATATATTCAGTCACATTCTTATTCCTCTTATGAACAAAAATAA